AGGGGGTGGCTCTCGAAAGGGATAGTCGCCACGGCACGCGAGCGCTACCCGGATTTTTACGAAGCCCTTGGGGCGCACCTTATAGAGAAGAACCCGGCCTTGAGGGAAACCGCTACGGGTAAGGTAAGCTGGCACGAGAATATAGAGGATATAGAAGGTCTCGGCACGGGCTTTATCGGCTGCATACTGTCGAACGAGTTCTTCGACAGCCTGCCCTTCCACAGGGTCGTCAGGAGGGAGGACGGGCTGAAGGAGATATACGTCGGGCTCGATAAGGGAAGGCTCGTGGACGTGGAGGAAGAACCTTCCACAGGTGATATCCCACGGTACTTCGAAGACGCGGGAATAGCGCTCGCTCCAGGACATAAGGCCGAGGCAGGGCTTCTGGCGGTGGAGTGGATGGGGAGGGCGGCGGCCCTTATGGAGAGGGGCTATGTCCTCACCATAGACTACGGCTACCCCGCCGAAGAGTTATACGCGCCCGGTCCGGGGAGGAAGGACGGCACGCTGCTCTGCCACTTCCGAAATACGCTTAACGACGACCCGTACAGGAACGTTGGCTCTCAGGACATAACGGCCCACGTGGACTTCACCGGGCTCGTCCGGGCCGGAAGAGACGCGGGCATGGAACCCATGGGCTTCGCCACCCAGAGCGAATTTCTCCTTGGCCTCGGCATAATGGAGGAGCTGCAAGAGGTCGGGGAAGGGGGGGGAGGCGCCCCCGGCGACTACGATAAGATAAAGCACAACCAGGGGATAAAAGAGCTTATAATGCCCGGCGGGGTGGGCGATACCTTCAAGGTGCTCACGCAGGGGAAGGGCGTTGGGAATTCGGGGCTCAAGGGTTTTTCTTTTAAGAACAGGCTCAGTTCGATATCGGGAGGAAGGGCATAGAGCGGAAAAATTTACTGGAGGTGGTCATAATGGAAGAGAAGAAAGAAGAAAAAAAAGGGAAAGAAGAGAGAAAG
This genomic interval from Thermodesulfobacteriota bacterium contains the following:
- a CDS encoding SAM-dependent methyltransferase, giving the protein MDLALYQPGGGYYTSSTDRWGGGRGGGGGGDYITNLDISPVFAVTIAKEVYGMWTSLDSPPLFRLIEPGAGRGWLSKGIVATARERYPDFYEALGAHLIEKNPALRETATGKVSWHENIEDIEGLGTGFIGCILSNEFFDSLPFHRVVRREDGLKEIYVGLDKGRLVDVEEEPSTGDIPRYFEDAGIALAPGHKAEAGLLAVEWMGRAAALMERGYVLTIDYGYPAEELYAPGPGRKDGTLLCHFRNTLNDDPYRNVGSQDITAHVDFTGLVRAGRDAGMEPMGFATQSEFLLGLGIMEELQEVGEGGGGAPGDYDKIKHNQGIKELIMPGGVGDTFKVLTQGKGVGNSGLKGFSFKNRLSSISGGRA